From one Stigmatopora nigra isolate UIUO_SnigA chromosome 8, RoL_Snig_1.1, whole genome shotgun sequence genomic stretch:
- the LOC144200091 gene encoding pannexin-1-like, with protein MAIAHVATEYVFSDFLLKDPNQTRYRNIRTELAVDKMVTCVAVGLPLLLISLAFAQEVSVGTQISCFAPSNFSWRQAAYVDSYCWASVHTHALPLWLHKFFPYILLLVAMLTYSPALFWRFWSAPLLQSDLAFIMEELDRCYNRAVTLAKRMTAAAAGLQGAESCGDPTEGCFNYPLVEKFLTTKRSQRTLLARYLLCRGLTLSTLLCACLYLAYYLRLASLTDDFGCTLRVGLLANDSGVPDKVQCKLIAVGVFTLLSLVNLIIFSALIPVVIYASLRPLLCRRHASFLETYQSLPTVSVLPTPGGQWDDLSLYLLFLEENISELKSYKYIKVLELLKKGGESSGEEFDAMGLLQTLCLVKMDTVDARKAAQVAAKPDRLVVQEEEAVQRRRDDGSGMEMKELSPLLPGNGDVTGGEGGALRQRAM; from the exons ATGGCCATCGCCCACGTGGCCACCGAGTACGTGTTCAGCGATTTCCTGCTGAAGGACCCCAACCAGACCCGATACCGCAACATACGCACCGAGCTGGCGGTGGACAAGATGGTGACCTGCGTGGCGGTGggcctccccctcctcctcatctCGCTGGCCTTCGCGCAGGAAGTCTCCGTCG GGACGCAGATCAGCTGCTTCGCCCCCAGCAACTTCTCCTGGCGACAGGCGGCGTACGTGGACTCGTACTGTTGGGCGTCGGTGCACACGCACGCCTTGCCTCTGTGGCTGCACAAG TTCTTCCCGTACATCCTGCTGCTGGTGGCCATGTTGACGTACAGCCCGGCTCTCTTCTGGAGGTTCTGGTCGGCGCCGCTGCTGCAGTCGGACTTGGCCTTCATCATGGAGGAGCTGGACCGCTGCTACAACCGAGCCGTCACGCTGGCCAAGCGCatgaccgccgccgccgccgggttACAGGGAGCTGAAAG TTGCGGCGACCCGACGGAGGGCTGCTTCAACTACCCGCTGGTGGAGAAGTTCCTGACCACCAAGCGCAGCCAGCGGACCCTGCTGGCCCGCTACCTGCTGTGTCGAGGTTTGACGCTGAGCACGCTGCTGTGCGCCTGCCTGTACCTGGCCTACTACCTGCGTCTGGCCTCGCTCACCGACGACTTTGGCTGCACGCTGAGGGTGGGGCTGCTGGCCAACGACTCCGGCGTCCCCGACAAGGTGCAGTGCAAGCTCATCGCCGTGGGAGTCTTCACGCTACTCAg CCTGGTCAACTTGATCATCTTCTCGGCGCTGATCCCCGTGGTGATCTACGCCAGCCTGCGCCCGCTCCTGTGTCGGCGCCACGCCAGCTTCCTGGAAACCTACCAATCGCTGCCCACCGTCAGCGTCCTGCCCACGCCCGGCGGCCAATGGGACGACCTCTCCCTCTACCTGCTCTTCCTGGAGGAGAATATCAGCGAGCTCAAGTCCTACAAATACATCAAG GTTTTGGAGCTGCTCAAGAAAGGCGGCGAATCCTCGGGGGAGGAGTTTGACGCCATGGGGCTCCTCCAGACGCTGTGTCTGGTCAAGATGGACACGGTGGACGCCAGGAAAGCGGCCCAAGTGGCCGCCAAACCCGATCGGCTGGTCGTTCAGGAGGAAGAGGCGGTCCAGCGGCGACGAGACGACGGCAGCGGGATGGAGATGAAGG AGTTGAGTCCCCTGTTGCCGGGCAACGGCGACGTCACGGGCGGCGAGGGAGGAGCTCTGCGCCAGCGAGCCATGTGA
- the LOC144200092 gene encoding fibroblast growth factor 12-like isoform X3 — translation MQPDGTISGNKDENSDNTLFNLIPVGLRVVAMQGVKAGLYVAMNAEGFLYTSDIFTAECKFKESVFENYYVIYSSTLYRQHESGRAWFLGLNKDGVIMKGNRVKKTKPCSHFVPRPIEVCMYKEPSLHELEEKLLQTSRSPTMNGEEPAGSPQRAAAEGRHENGQREDDDDDDGDCTEREGS, via the exons ATGCAACCCGACGGAACCATCAGCGGGAACAAGGACGAGAACAGCGACAACA CTCTCTTCAACCTGATCCCGGTGGGATTGCGGGTGGTGGCCATGCAGGGCGTCAAGGCCGGACTCTACGTGGCCATGAACGCCGAGGGCTTTCTCTACACGTCG gACATCTTCACGGCCGAGTGCAAATTCAAAGAGTCCGTGTTTGAGAACTACTACGTGATCTACTCGTCCACGCTGTACCGTCAACACGAGTCGGGTCGGGCCTGGTTCTTGGGCCTCAACAAGGACGGCGTGATCATGAAGGGCAACCGGGTGAAAAAAACCAAGCCCTGCTCTCACTTTGTTCCCAGACCCATCGAAG tgtgCATGTACAAAGAACCGTCGCTCCACGAGCTGGAGGAGAAACTCCTCCAGACTTCGCGGAGTCCCACCATGAACGGCGAGGAGCCGGCCGGGAGCCCCCAGAGGGCCGCCGCCGAGGGTCGCCACGAGAACGGCCAACGagaggacgacgacgatgacgacgggGACTGCACAGAGCGGGAAGGCTCGTAG
- the LOC144200092 gene encoding fibroblast growth factor 12-like isoform X2, whose translation MEGKEKAPAEPQLKGIVTRLFSEQGFFLQMQPDGTISGNKDENSDNTLFNLIPVGLRVVAMQGVKAGLYVAMNAEGFLYTSDIFTAECKFKESVFENYYVIYSSTLYRQHESGRAWFLGLNKDGVIMKGNRVKKTKPCSHFVPRPIEVCMYKEPSLHELEEKLLQTSRSPTMNGEEPAGSPQRAAAEGRHENGQREDDDDDDGDCTEREGS comes from the exons ATGGAGGGCAAAGAGAAGGCACCTGCAG AGCCACAACTGAAAGGCATCGTGACGCGTCTGTTCAGCGAGCAAGGCTTCTTCCTGCAGATGCAACCCGACGGAACCATCAGCGGGAACAAGGACGAGAACAGCGACAACA CTCTCTTCAACCTGATCCCGGTGGGATTGCGGGTGGTGGCCATGCAGGGCGTCAAGGCCGGACTCTACGTGGCCATGAACGCCGAGGGCTTTCTCTACACGTCG gACATCTTCACGGCCGAGTGCAAATTCAAAGAGTCCGTGTTTGAGAACTACTACGTGATCTACTCGTCCACGCTGTACCGTCAACACGAGTCGGGTCGGGCCTGGTTCTTGGGCCTCAACAAGGACGGCGTGATCATGAAGGGCAACCGGGTGAAAAAAACCAAGCCCTGCTCTCACTTTGTTCCCAGACCCATCGAAG tgtgCATGTACAAAGAACCGTCGCTCCACGAGCTGGAGGAGAAACTCCTCCAGACTTCGCGGAGTCCCACCATGAACGGCGAGGAGCCGGCCGGGAGCCCCCAGAGGGCCGCCGCCGAGGGTCGCCACGAGAACGGCCAACGagaggacgacgacgatgacgacgggGACTGCACAGAGCGGGAAGGCTCGTAG
- the LOC144200092 gene encoding fibroblast growth factor 12-like isoform X1 produces the protein MAAAIASSLIRQKRQARETNNEKVATNKRRSSPTKDSKSLRHIFSVFSKVRFCSSGKKKAVRRKPEPQLKGIVTRLFSEQGFFLQMQPDGTISGNKDENSDNTLFNLIPVGLRVVAMQGVKAGLYVAMNAEGFLYTSDIFTAECKFKESVFENYYVIYSSTLYRQHESGRAWFLGLNKDGVIMKGNRVKKTKPCSHFVPRPIEVCMYKEPSLHELEEKLLQTSRSPTMNGEEPAGSPQRAAAEGRHENGQREDDDDDDGDCTEREGS, from the exons ATGGCGGCGGCCATCGCCAGTTCCCTCATCCGTCAAAAGCGTCAGGCCCGCGAGACCAACAACGAGAAAGTGGCCACCAACAAAAGACGCTCCAGTCCCACCAAGGACTCCAAGTCTCTCCGACACATTTTCAGCGTCTTTAGCAAAGTCCGATTTTGCAGTAGCGGCAAGAAGAAAGCGGTCCGCCGGAAACCAG AGCCACAACTGAAAGGCATCGTGACGCGTCTGTTCAGCGAGCAAGGCTTCTTCCTGCAGATGCAACCCGACGGAACCATCAGCGGGAACAAGGACGAGAACAGCGACAACA CTCTCTTCAACCTGATCCCGGTGGGATTGCGGGTGGTGGCCATGCAGGGCGTCAAGGCCGGACTCTACGTGGCCATGAACGCCGAGGGCTTTCTCTACACGTCG gACATCTTCACGGCCGAGTGCAAATTCAAAGAGTCCGTGTTTGAGAACTACTACGTGATCTACTCGTCCACGCTGTACCGTCAACACGAGTCGGGTCGGGCCTGGTTCTTGGGCCTCAACAAGGACGGCGTGATCATGAAGGGCAACCGGGTGAAAAAAACCAAGCCCTGCTCTCACTTTGTTCCCAGACCCATCGAAG tgtgCATGTACAAAGAACCGTCGCTCCACGAGCTGGAGGAGAAACTCCTCCAGACTTCGCGGAGTCCCACCATGAACGGCGAGGAGCCGGCCGGGAGCCCCCAGAGGGCCGCCGCCGAGGGTCGCCACGAGAACGGCCAACGagaggacgacgacgatgacgacgggGACTGCACAGAGCGGGAAGGCTCGTAG
- the LOC144200947 gene encoding nucleotidyltransferase MB21D2: protein MAAPALSSRASSAGSLGNSPTMAATGAGRLPHGGGGGPELDFRSAARMEDLNRLIQEFSKHDQREYDDQRALEIHTAKDFIFSMLGMVQKLDQKLPVANEYLLLSGGVREGVVDMDPDELSTYARGADYDMDFTLLVPALKLHDRNQPVTLDMRHSALGHSWLSLRLFDEGTISKWKDCCTVVEHISGAANFFFSPTLVADWFYQAVSLVLLEVQKKPQRGVPRVEKVERNGTVVSVILGVGSSRMLYDVVPVVSFKGWPAVAQSWLMENHFWDGKITEEEVISGFYLLPACSHKGRRENEWRLSFARSEVQLKKCISPGLTQAYQACKAIIVKLLSRPKALSPYHLRSVMLWACDRLPAGYLARDDLSAHFLLGLVDDLQHCLVNKTCPNYFIPQCNMLENLSDDGAVLHARKLSSVRSDPAEHLRTAIEHAKAANRLTVELQWRGGGAGVGGGANSPSPQSDAGGENQPDDRLAKKLQQLVTENPGKSISVFINPDDVTRPHFRIDDKFF from the exons ATGGCCGCCCCCGCTCTCTCCAGTCGGGCTAGCTCTGCGGGAAGCCTCGGGAATAGCCCCACCATGGCCGCCACCGGCGCCGGCAGGTTGCCccacggcggtggcggcgggccCGAATTGGACTTCAGGTCAGCGGCCCGCATGGAGGACCTGAACCGCCTCATCCAGGAGTTCAGCAAGCACGATCAACGCGAGTACGACGATCAGCGAGCTCTGGAGATCCACACGGCCAAGGATTTCATCTTCTCCATGCTGG GTATGGTCCAGAAGCTGGATCAGAAGCTGCCGGTGGCCAACGAGTACCTCCTCCTGTCGGGCGGCGTACGGGAGGGCGTGGTGGACATGGACCCGGACGAGCTGAGCACGTACGCCCGCGGGGCCGACTACGACATGGACTTCACGCTGCTGGTGCCGGCGCTCAAACTGCACGACCGCAACCAGCCGGTCACCTTGGACATGAGGCACTCGGCGTTGGGCCACTCGTGGCTCAGCTTGCGTCTCTTCGACGAGGGCACCATCAGCAAGTGGAAAGATTGCTGCACGGTGGTGGAGCACATCAGCGGGGCCGCCAACTTCTTCTTCTCGCCCACGCTGGTGGCCGACTGGTTCTATCAGGCCGTCTCGCTGGTGCTCCTGGAG GTGCAGAAGAAGCCGCAACGGGGCGTCCCCCGCGTGGAGAAGGTGGAGCGCAACGGCACGGTGGTGTCGGTGATCCTGGGCGTGGGCAGCAGCCGCATGCTCTACGACGTGGTTCCCGTGGTCTCCTTCAAGGGCTGGCCTGCCGTGGCCCAGAGCTGGCTGATGGAGAACCACTTCTGGGACGGCAAGATCACCGAGGAGGAGGTGATCAGCGGTTTCTACCTGCTCCCCGCCTGCTCGCACAAGGGCCGGCGGGAGAACGAGTGGCGCCTGTCGTTCGCCCGCAGCGAGGTGCAGCTGAAGAAGTGCATCTCGCCCGGCTTGACGCAGGCCTACCAGGCGTGCAAGGCCATCATCGTCAAGCTGCTGTCGCGGCCCAAGGCGCTCAGCCCCTACCACCTGCGCAGCGTCATGCTGTGGGCCTGCGACCGGCTGCCGGCCGGCTACCTGGCGCGAGACGACCTCTCCGCCCACTTTTTGCTGGGCCTGGTGGACGACCTGCAGCACTGCCTGGTCAACAAGACCTGCCCCAACTACTTCATCCCGCAGTGCAACATGCTGGAGAACCTGTCGGACGACGGCGCCGTGCTGCACGCCCGCAAGTTGTCGTCCGTGCGTTCCGACCCGGCCGAGCACCTGCGCACCGCCATCGAGCACGCCAAGGCCGCCAATAGGCTGACGGTGGAGCTGCAGTGGCGCGGCGGAGGCGCCGGGGTGGGCGGCGGCGCCAACTCGCCCTCGCCGCAGTCGGACGCCGGTGGGGAGAACCAGCCCGACGACCGTTTGGCCAAGAAGCTCCAGCAGCTGGTGACGGAGAACCCCGGGAAGTCCATCTCGGTCTTCATCAACCCGGACGACGTCACCCGGCCGCACTTCCGCATCGACGACAAGTTCTTCTGA
- the parlb gene encoding presenilin-associated rhomboid-like protein, mitochondrial has protein sequence MNSLSNMAAWGNYAVLFSRTGTDVLRVARGGSRWTQNLQQRSGFRKVARKSESKKVEHEVGHLDTSEVASHRRTSPPAPPPSSGSPRAFGRLVRPLLFTVGFTGCSFGSAAIWQYESLKSRVQSYFDELRADWLERVRPQKRGDVRKEVNHWWNTLSEGQRTVTGIMAVNVLVFCCWRVPRLQRAMFKYFTADPASKTLCAPMILSTFSHVSFFHMAANMYVLWSFSTSAVSMLGREQFMAVYLSAGVISTFFSYVSKMATGRFGPSLGASGAIMTILAAVCTKIPEAKLAIIFLPMFTFSAAHALKAIIAMDTAGLVLGWRYFDHAAHLGGALFGVWYILFGHELIWKNREPFVKLWHELRTGRGGGNGGEPGASA, from the exons ATGAACAGTCTCTCCAACATGGCGGCGTGGGGAAACTACGCCGTCCTGTTCAGTCGGACAGGAACGGACGTTCTCCGGGTCGCGAGGGGTGGCAG CAGGTGGACACAAAACTTGCAGCAGCGTTCCGGCTTCCGGAAGGTTGCCAGGAAGTCAGAAAGCAAAAAAGTTGAGCATGAAGTCGGACACTTGGACACATCAGAGGTGGCGTCCCATCGGCGGACGTCACCGCCGGCTCCCCCTCCATCGTCCGGCTCGCCACGAGCCTTTGGACGCCTGGTGCGTCCGCTGCTTTTCACTGTTGGG TTTACAGGCTGCTCCTTTGGCTCAGCGGCTATCTGGCAGTACGAGTCGCTCAAGTCTCGCGTGCAGAGCTACTTTGACGAGCTGCGAGCCGATTGGCTGGAAAGAGTGCGCCCACAGAAGCGAGGGGACGTCCGTAAGGAG GTCAACCACTGGTGGAACACATTAAGCGAAGGACAGAGAACGGTCACCG GCATCATGGCCGTCAATGTGTTGGTGTTCTGCTGCTGGCGAGTCCCGCGGCTGCAGCGCGCTATGTTCAAGTATTTCACCGCAGACCCCGCCTCCA AGACGTTATGCGCGCCCATGATCCTGTCCACCTTCAGCCACGTGTCCTTCTTCCACATGGCCGCCAACATGTACGTCCTGTGGAGCTTCTCCACTAGCGCCGTCTCCATGCTGGGACGGGAGCAGTTTATGGCAGTCTACTTGTCGGCTG GAGTGATTTCCACCTTCTTCAGCTACGTGAGCAAAATGGCCACCGGGAGGTTTGGCCCTTCTCTGGGAGCG tCAGGCGCCATCATGACCATCTTGGCTGCCGTTTGCACCAAAATTCCCGAGGCCAAACTGGCCATCATCTTCCTCCCAATGTTCACTTTCAGCGCCGCCCAC GCCCTCAAAGCCATTATCGCCATGGATACGGCAGGTTTGGTGCTGGGATGGAGGTATTTCGACCACGCCGCCCATTTAGGAGGCGCCCTGTTTGGCGT TTGGTACATTCTCTTCGGCCACGAGCTCATTTGGAAGAACCGGGAgccttttgtcaaattgtggcaCGAGCTACGGACCGGTCGCGGTGGTGGAAACGGAGGTGAGCCGGGAGCTTCCGCCTAG
- the LOC144200924 gene encoding claudin-7-like translates to MSASLHICGLVAGVLSWCLQSSCTSSQLWKVRSQAESLSSSQWQFEGLWMSCAANSLGSLQCSKFKTLLGLPGPVQACRALMVSSLLVGLASIIVAILGLKCSRVGGDKGQFTLSGGIMLILSGATTLIAVSWYAGRVIHDFYDPLYNGIRFELGTGLYLGWAASALAFLAGAMLCCSYRRSSSPPERHLSYNYTSKGIPSPNMNIYKAAHVSYDGDSAKAYV, encoded by the exons ATGTCTGCCAGTCTGCACATTTGCGGGctggtcgcgggggtgctgtcGTGGTGCCTGCAGTCCAGCTGCACGTCGTCGCAGCTGTGGAAGGTGCGGAGTCAGGCCGAGTCTCTGAGTAGCAGCCAATGGCAGTTCGAAGGCCTCTGGATGAGCTGTGCCGCCAACTCGCTGGGAAGCTTGCAGTGCTCCAAGTTCAAAACGTTACTCGGGTTGCCAG GGCCCGTGCAGGCGTGTCGCGCACTCATGGTGTCATCTCTACTGGTGGGCCTGGCCTCCATCATCGTGGCCATTTTGGGCCTCAAGTGCAGCCGGGTGGGCGGGGACAAAGGCCAATTCACATTGAGCGGAGGCATCATGCTCATCCTATCAG gTGCGACCACCTTGATCGCCGTGTCTTGGTACGCCGGCAGAGTAATACACGATTTTTATGATCCGCTTTATAATGGCATCAG GTTCGAGTTGGGCACGGGCCTCTATCTGGGTTGGGCGGCGTCCGCATTGGCCTTTTTGGCTGGCGCAATGCTTTGTTGCTCCTACAGGAGGAGCTCCTCGCCTCCAGAACG ACATCTTTCCTACAATTACACAAGCAAAGGCATTCCAAGTCCCAACATGAACATCTACAAAGCGGCGCACGTCTCGTACGACGGCGATAGCGCCAAAGCCTACGTGTGA